One region of Quercus lobata isolate SW786 chromosome 2, ValleyOak3.0 Primary Assembly, whole genome shotgun sequence genomic DNA includes:
- the LOC115974132 gene encoding cyclin-D3-1-like, with translation MAHFHLHQQQQYEESNAQIEENSTLLLDALYCSEENWEEDEQEEVEDNYHCNSYNKPNPFPVLLEQDLYWDDEELISLFSKEQKNEVFESLNTDPYLAGARREAVDWILRVVEHYSFSALTAVLAVNYFDRFLFGFQFQQGKPWMTQLAAVACLSLAAKVEETQVPLLLDLQVDLSTYVFEAKTIKRMEILVLSTLQWKMNPVTPLSFLDYITRRLGLKNHLCWEFLRRCECILLCVLSDSRFMSYLPSVVATATMLHVVNTVEPCLIVQYQNQLLGILGIDKQDKVDECCKLILELASRGNGNPSNKRKFGSLPSSPKGVMDVSFSSDSSNDSWAVAASSVSSSPEPLSKKSRAQDQLLQPLNHPSSDILSIPR, from the exons atggcTCATTTTCATCTTCATCAACAACAGCAATATGAAGAATCAAATGCACAGATAGAGGAAAACTCAACTCTTTTATTGGACGCTCTTTATTGCTCAGAAGAGAACTGGGAGGAAGATGAACAAGAAGAAGTTGAAGATAACTATCATTGCAATAGCTATAATAAGCCAAACCCTTTTCCTGTTTTGCTAGAACAAGACCTTTATTGGGATGATGAGGAGCTAATCTCTTTGTtctcaaaagaacaaaaaaatgaagTCTTTGAAAGTCTCAACACTGATCCATATCTAGCTGGGGCAAGAAGAGAGGCTGTGGATTGGATTTTAAGGGTCGTTGAGCATTACTCTTTCTCTGCTCTCACAGCTGTTCTTGCTGTCAATTACTTTGATAGGTTCTTATTCGGCTTCCAATTTCAGCAAGGGAAGCCATGGATGACTCAGCTCGCTGCTGTGGCTTGTCTATCTCTTGCTGCCAAAGTGGAAGAGACCCAAGTGCCTCTTTTGCTTGACCTGCAG GTGGATTTGAGTACGTATGTATTTGAGGCCAAAACGATTAAGAGAATGGAGATTTTAGTGCTCTCAACGCTTCAATGGAAAATGAATCCTGTAACCccactttcttttcttgattataTCACAAGGAGGCTTGGTTTAAAGAACCATCTTTGTTGGGAATTTCTAAGGAGGTGTGAGTGCATTCTTCTCTGTGTCCTTTCAG ATTCTAGGTTCATGTCTTATCTCCCATCTGTTGTGGCCACTGCTACAATGCTGCACGTTGTTAATACTGTAGAGCCTTGTCTTATTGTTCAATACCAAAACCAGCTATTGGGTATTCTCGGAATCGATAAG CAAGACAAAGTAGATGAGTGCTGCAAGCTCATCTTGGAATTGGCTTCAAGAGGCAATGGCAATCCGTCCAACAAGCGCAAGTTTGGCTCTTTACCAAGCAGTCCAAAGGGTGTAATGGACGTGTCATTTAGCTCTGATAGCTCAAATGATTCATGGGCTGTGGCAGCTTCATCAGTCTCTTCCTCACCTGAGCCTTTGTCCAAGAAGAGCAGGGCTCAAGACCAGCTTTTACAGCCACTCAACCATCCAAGTTCAGATATTCTCAGCATTCCTCGTTAG
- the LOC115974133 gene encoding protein DCL homolog, chloroplastic-like translates to MAAPLLFRAIPLLSLRLHHHRLAASIFAPTRRPWCSAAEPSRSEENLSSADNTTAARKARDSQSSKYHHRWDDAEYRKWKDKENEILSDIEPISSLTKEILHSNRYLDGERLTAEDEKAVVEKLLAYHPHSEDKIGCGLDSIMVDRHPQFKRSRCLFVVRTDGGWIDFSYQKCLRAYIRDKYPSHSERFIKEHFKRGSG, encoded by the exons ATGGCCGCACCTTTGCTTTTCAGAGCCATTCCACTTCTCAGCCTCCGGCTCCACCACCACCGCCTAGCCGCTTCTATTTTCGCGCCGACGCGGCGGCCATGGTGCAGCGCCGCCGAGCCGAGTCGGAGCGAAGAGAATTTATCCTCTGCGGACAACACCACCGCCGCGCGGAAAGCCAGGGATTCACAAAGTTCCAAGTACCACCATCGGTGGGACGACGCTGAGTATCGCAAGTGGAAAGATAAAGAGAATGAGATTCTCAGTGATATCGAGCCCATCTCTTCTCTTACCAAAGAGATTCTTCACTCTAACAG GTATTTGGATGGGGAACGTCTAACAGCTGAAGACGAGAAAGCTGTGGTGGAGAAGCTTCTTGCTTATCATCCACATTCTGAAGATAAAATTGGATGTGGACTTGATTCTATTATG GTTGACCGGCATCCCCAATTTAAACGGTCAAGATGCCTCTTTGTCGTAAGAACTGATGGTGGATGGATAGACTTCTCATATCAAAAGTGTCTTCGAGCATACATTCGAGATAAGTACCCATCCCATTCGGAGAGGTTCATTAAGGAACATTTCAAGCGTGGTAGTGGTTAA